The following proteins come from a genomic window of Mustelus asterias chromosome 1, sMusAst1.hap1.1, whole genome shotgun sequence:
- the pcdh18a gene encoding protocadherin-18a, whose product MGRVQGEVARRRRAFWLWLLLGGWACQAAAGITAKYTVDEEQPVGTVIGRLSETLAGQLHPSSRRFRLMPRLNGSLLRLREEDGELSVAARLDRERLCRRAGPCRLTFDVITLPTEQLQLIQVEVEVRDVNDNPPHFPRARIPLEISESAAVGARFPLDGAADPDAGDNSLRGYSLSPEPHFALEVRLGTDGARSAELLLLRRLDRERQAAYQLRLTAWDGGRPARSGTALLLISVADSNDNSPAFERPAYSLRLPEDTAAGSLLLRLNASDPDQGSNGRVRYSFGSHPSARLLDTFELDADSGRLTLRRPLDFELSQSYEIDVQAQDLGPNSVPAHCKIVVRVLDVNDNAPEVTITPVPLGGGGAGGLAEEALSDDDDEGEEAGPVASVPEGVPPRTFVALVRVQDRDSGPNGRVSCTLRGGAPFDLQQTGPSNFVIQTNGSLDRELQARYRLQLVARDAGSPGLSTVRSLTVRLSDRNDNPPRFAPPAGGGRRRLLSVAENNPPGLFLGLMSASDPDQAENGRVTYTLLEGAVPGGRGAVTTYLTIEPSTGALYALRAFDREEVDAIAFTVQARDGGRPQLAANASVLLTVLDQNDNPPAVLQPRLRNGSAQLSLAAGSRPRQLLTTIAALDPDAGLNGEFTCSIVEGGGPFMVEPGTCDVYTNRTLAPGQHWDLLVALQDKGTPSLSTVAAFTVLLLPEEPPQPQEQSTLDDSMIIIISLGLICALLLVIMATFATRCNRDKKDTRSYNCRLAESTYQHHPKRPSRQIHKGDITLVHTSTGTLPLRSQHRASPSSSPTLSGMDRPRMCSSRQTNRSRQSLNSLVTLSSNHLPENFSLELTHTSPPVEQVSQLLSMLHQGQYQPRPNFRGNKYSRSYRYALQDMDKFSLKDSGRGDSEAGDSDYDLGRDSPIDRLLGEGFSDLFVTDSHRFHPAMKLCTDECKVLGHSDQCWMPPLSSGVSADYRSNMFIPGEDTQQLQEDDGDSSDSSEKKKSFLTFGKESQNEETEDLGTSSLLSEMNSVFQRLLPPQMDIYAECSGVGSVSSLENKKGHLAAKPAPYPQGVAAWAASTHFQNPVNSVGIPPINHINPPPISKWLPAMEEIPENYEEDEFDNVLNQLAPSKRESKHELIDASELVAEINKLLQDVRQS is encoded by the exons atggggagagtgcagggagaggTGGCGAGGCGCCGCCGGGCTTTCTGGCTGTGGCTGTTGCTCGGCGGCTGGGCGTGCCAGGCGGCGGCGGGCATCACGGCCAAGTACACGGTGGACGAGGAGCAGCCGGTGGGCACGGTGATCGGCCGCCTGTCGGAGACGCTGGCCGGCCAGCTGCACCCGTCCTCCCGGCGCTTCCGGCTGATGCCGCGGCTCAACGGCTCGCTGCTGCGGCTGCGGGAGGAGGACGGCGAGCTGAGCGTGGCGGCGCGGCTGGACCGGGAGCGGCTGTGCCGGCGGGCCGGTCCCTGCCGCCTGACCTTCGACGTGATCACCCTGCCCACCGAGCAGCTGCAGCTGAtccaggtggaggtggaggtgcgGGACGTGAACGACAACCCGCCGCACTTCCCCCGCGCCCGCATCCCGCTGGAGATCTCGGAGAGCGCGGCGGTGGGGGCGAGATTCCCGCTGGACGGCGCCGCCGACCCGGACGCGGGCGACAACTCGCTGCGCGGCTACTCGCTCAGCCCGGAGCCGCACTTCGCGCTGGAGGTCCGCCTGGGCACCGACGGCGCCCGCAGCgccgagctgctgctgctgcggcGCCTCGACCGGGAGCGCCAGGCCGCCTACCAGCTGCGCCTGACGGCCTGGGACGGCGGGCGGCCGGCCCGCAGCGGCACCGCGCTGCTGCTCATCAGCGTGGCCGACTCGAACGACAACAGCCCGGCCTTCGAGCGGCCCGCCTACAGCCTGCGGCTGCCCGAGGACACGGCGGCCGGCTCGCTGCTGCTGCGCCTCAACGCCAGCGACCCCGACCAGGGCAGCAACGGGCGGGTGCGCTACTCGTTCGGCAGCCACCCGTCCGCCCGGCTGCTCGACACCTTCGAGCTGGACGCCGACTCGGGCCGCCTCACGCTGCGGCGGCCGCTCGACTTCGAGCTGAGCCAGAGCTACGAGATCGACGTGCAGGCCCAGGACCTGGGCCCCAACTCGGTGCCGGCGCACTGCAAGATCGTGGTGCGGGTGCTGGATGTCAACGACAACGCGCCCGAGGTGACAATCACGCCGGTGCCGCTGGGGGGCGGTGGCGCTGGAGGACTGGCGGAGGAGGCGCTGAGCGACGACGACGATGAGGGGGAGGAGGCCGGCCCCGTGGCCTCGGTCCCCGAGGGCGTCCCGCCCCGCACCTTCGTGGCCCTGGTGCGCGTCCAGGACCGCGACTCCGGCCCCAACGGCCGGGTGAGCTGCACCCTCCGCGGCGGCGCCCCCTTCGACCTCCAGCAGACCGGGCCCAGCAACTTCGTCATCCAGACCAACGGCAGCCTGGACCGGGAGCTGCAGGCCCGCTACCGCCTGCAGCTGGTGGCCCGCGACGCCGGCAGCCCCGGCCTCAGCACCGTGCGCTCCCTCACCGTGCGGCTGAGCGACCGCAACGACAACCCGCCGCGCTTCGCGCCGCCCGCCGGCGGCGGACGCCGCCGCCTGCTGTCGGTGGCCGAGAACAACCCGCCCGGCCTCTTCCTGGGCCTCATGTCGGCCTCGGACCCCGACCAGGCCGAGAACGGCCGGGTCACCTACACCCTGCTGGAGGGGGCCGTGCCCGGCGGCCGGGGGGCCGTCACCACCTACCTGACCATCGAGCCGTCCACCGGCGCCCTGTACGCCCTGCGCGCCTTCGACCGCGAGGAGGTGGACGCCATCGCCTTCACCGTGCAGGCCCGCGACGGCGGCCGCCCGCAGCTGGCCGCCAACGCCAGCGTGCTGCTCACCGTGCTCGACCAGAACGACAACCCGCCCgccgtcctccagccccgcctgcGCAACGGCTCGGCCCAGCTCAGCCTGGCGGCCGGCAGCCGCCCCCGCCAGCTGCTCACCACCATCGCCGCCCTGGACCCGGACGCCGGCCTCAACGGCGAGTTCACCTGCAGCATCGTGGAGGGCGGCGGCCCCTTCATGGTGGAGCCCGGCACCTGCGACGTCTACACCAACCGCACCTTGGCCCCCGGTCAGCACTGGGACCTGCTCGTCGCCCTGCAGGATAAAGGGACGCCCAGCCTCAGCACGGTGGCTGCCTTCACAGTCCTCCTCCTACCCGAGGAGCCGCCCCAGCCCCAGGAGCAGAGCACCCTGGACGACTCCATGATCATCATCATCTCCCTGGGGCTGATTTGTGCCCTCCTGCTCGTCATCATGGCCACCTTCGCCACCCGCTGCAACCGGGACAAGAAGGACACCCGCTCCTACAACTGCCGCCTGGCAGAGTCCACCTACCAGCACCACCCCAAGCGGCCCTCTCGCCAGATCCACAAAGGGGACATCACCCTGGTCCACACGTCCACCGGCACCTTGCCCCTCAGATCCCAACACCgggcctccccttcctcctcgcCCACCCTCTCGGGGATGGACCGGCCTCGCATGTGCAGCAGCCGCCAGACCAACCGCAGCCGCCAGTCTCTCAACAGCTTGGTCACCTTGTCCTCCAACCATTTACCCGAGAACTTCTCCCtggagctcacacacacctctccacCTGTTGAG CAAGTTTCTCAGCTGTTGAGTATGCTGCATCAAGGCCAGTATCAACCAAGGCCAAATTTTCGAGGGAACAAATATTCCAGAAGTTACAG ATATGCTCTTCAAGATATGGACAAATTCAGCCTGAAGGACAGTGGTAGAGGTGACAGTGAAGCCGGAGATAGTGACTACGATTTGGGTAGAGATTCTCCCATTGACAGGCTTCTCGGGGAAGGTTTCAGTGACCTCTTTGTCACCGACAGCCATCGATTTCATCCAG CAATGAAGTTGTGCACAGATGAATGCAAAGTACTGGGCCACTCTGATCAGTGCTGGATGCCTCCTTTGTCTTCAGGTGTTTCTGCTGACTACAGGAGCAACATGTTTATTCCTGGTGAAGATACGCAGCAGCTGCAGGAAGATGACGGCGACTCTTCAGATTCCAGTGAGAAGAAAAAAAGCTTTTTAACCTTCGGCAAAGAGTCCCAGAACGAGGAGACAGAGGATCTGGGGACTTCGTCCCTCTTGTCAGAAATGAACAGTGTTTTCCAAAGACTGCTGCCTCCACAAATGGACATCTATGCAGAATGCAGTGGCGTTGGCAGTGTAAGTTCTTTGGAGAATAAAAAAGGACATCTGGCAGCAAAGCCAGCTCCCTATCCACAAGGGGTGGCAGCTTGGGCAGCAAGCACCCATTTTCAGAATCCGGTGAACAGTGTTGGTATACCTCCTATTAATCACATAAACCCCCCACCTATCTCTAAATGGTTGCCTGCCATGGAGGAAATCCCAGAAAATTATGAAGAAGATGAATTTGATAATGTTCTCAACCAACTTGCTCCCAGTAAGCGCGAGAGTAAACATGAACTCATCGATGCCAGTGAACTTGTAGCAGAAATTAACAAACTTTTACAAGATGTTCGGCAGAGCTAA